A section of the Candidatus Dormiibacterota bacterium genome encodes:
- a CDS encoding NAD(P)/FAD-dependent oxidoreductase gives MPVADAVVVGAGPNGLVAAALLARAGWDVAVLERATEPGGAVRSGEVTLPGYVHDLYSAFYPMLWASPVLAELGLDRRVEWAGFEVPAGAAVAPGRAAVIHRDPETTASRLGGVDAGGWRRLMRWWEAAGRPLLETLLAPLPPLRPAAGLVRRTGVAGALGCVRLMLEPMESVARRLLVSDSARALLACGVTHGDVPVDACGSTPAALMLAVTGQALGMPIPTGGAGRLTAALVDVLTEAGGRLRTATEARRVLVERGRAAGVETAAGERWRARRAVVADLDAGRLLLDLVGAERLPASVPARLARRRHGSGMFKLDLALAGTAPWAAEELRDCGVVHLCGDLDTTAEAQHQVGRGLLPARPQLICGQQSLADASRAPAGGATLWVECHVPGAPRGDAAGEIGGEGWAALRDGFTERVLARLEEHAPGLRSRLLGMAVRSPADLEAENPNLVGGDVAGGSYALDQQAVFRPLPGWSRYRMPLAGLYLCSGSTHPGGGVHGMGGRNCARRVLADAGAGRVLARLGRRRDRGEPAAEL, from the coding sequence GTGCCCGTAGCCGACGCCGTGGTCGTGGGCGCCGGCCCCAACGGGCTGGTGGCGGCGGCGCTGCTCGCTCGGGCGGGCTGGGACGTCGCCGTCCTGGAGCGCGCCACCGAGCCCGGGGGCGCGGTGCGCAGCGGCGAGGTCACCCTGCCCGGCTACGTCCACGATCTCTACTCCGCGTTCTACCCGATGCTCTGGGCCTCGCCGGTGCTCGCCGAGCTGGGGCTCGACCGGCGGGTCGAGTGGGCCGGCTTCGAGGTGCCCGCCGGCGCCGCGGTCGCTCCCGGACGGGCGGCGGTGATCCACCGCGACCCCGAGACCACGGCCTCGCGGCTGGGGGGCGTCGACGCCGGGGGCTGGCGCCGGCTGATGCGCTGGTGGGAGGCGGCGGGACGGCCGCTGCTCGAGACCCTGCTCGCACCGCTGCCGCCGCTGCGGCCGGCGGCGGGGCTGGTGCGGCGCACCGGGGTGGCCGGGGCCCTGGGCTGCGTCCGGCTGATGCTCGAGCCGATGGAGTCGGTGGCCCGCCGGCTGCTGGTCAGCGACAGCGCACGGGCGCTGCTCGCCTGCGGGGTCACCCACGGCGACGTCCCCGTCGACGCCTGCGGCAGCACCCCGGCGGCGCTGATGCTCGCGGTCACCGGGCAGGCGCTGGGGATGCCCATCCCCACCGGCGGCGCCGGCCGGCTCACCGCGGCGCTCGTGGACGTGCTGACCGAGGCGGGTGGGCGGCTGCGCACCGCCACCGAGGCGCGCCGGGTGCTCGTCGAGCGGGGCCGCGCCGCCGGGGTGGAGACCGCCGCCGGCGAGCGCTGGCGGGCGCGGCGCGCGGTGGTCGCCGACCTCGACGCCGGCCGGCTGCTCCTCGACCTGGTCGGCGCCGAGCGGCTGCCCGCCTCGGTGCCGGCGCGGCTGGCCCGCCGTCGCCACGGCAGCGGCATGTTCAAGCTCGACCTCGCCCTCGCCGGCACCGCGCCCTGGGCGGCGGAGGAGCTGCGCGACTGCGGCGTGGTCCACCTCTGCGGCGACCTCGACACCACCGCGGAGGCGCAGCACCAGGTGGGCCGCGGCCTGCTCCCCGCCCGCCCCCAGCTGATCTGCGGGCAGCAGTCGCTCGCCGACGCGAGCCGCGCGCCCGCCGGCGGCGCCACCCTCTGGGTCGAGTGCCACGTGCCCGGGGCCCCGCGCGGGGACGCCGCCGGCGAGATCGGCGGCGAGGGCTGGGCGGCGCTGCGCGACGGCTTCACCGAGCGGGTGCTCGCCCGGCTCGAGGAGCACGCCCCCGGGCTCCGGTCGCGGCTGCTCGGGATGGCGGTGCGCTCGCCCGCCGACCTCGAGGCGGAGAACCCCAACCTGGTCGGCGGCGACGTCGCCGGCGGCTCGTACGCGCTCGATCAGCAGGCGGTCTTCCGGCCGCTGCCGGGGTGGTCGCGGTACCGGATGCCGCTCGCCGGTCTCTACCTCTGCTCCGGCTCCACCCATCCCGGCGGCGGGGTGCACGGCATGGGTGGCCGCAACTGCGCCCGCCGCGTGCTCGCCGACGCCGGCGCCGGCCGGGTGCTGGCCCGGCTCGGACGGCGACGGGATCGGGGCGAGCCCGCCGCCGAGCTCTGA
- a CDS encoding MSMEG_0567/Sll0786 family nitrogen starvation N-acetyltransferase produces the protein MTTSSASPFALSTSPPTVHCRPVASPGELEVHLRIRERVFVDEQGIFAITDLDDRDADPTTLHVLGFCDGEVAGTVRLFDLDGEGVWVGDRLSVLPAYRARHVAEPLVRYAVRTAGERGGRVMRAHVQVANVRFFRRLGWTALGGPADYLGRPHQDMVIALGPV, from the coding sequence GTGACGACCTCGAGCGCATCCCCCTTCGCCCTCTCCACTAGCCCGCCCACCGTCCACTGCCGGCCGGTGGCCTCGCCGGGCGAGCTCGAGGTGCACCTGCGCATCCGCGAGCGCGTCTTCGTCGACGAGCAGGGGATCTTCGCGATCACCGACCTCGACGACCGCGACGCCGACCCGACGACCCTCCACGTGCTCGGCTTCTGCGACGGCGAGGTGGCGGGGACGGTGCGGCTGTTCGACCTCGACGGCGAGGGCGTCTGGGTGGGCGACCGGCTCAGCGTGCTGCCCGCCTACCGGGCCCGCCACGTCGCCGAACCGCTGGTGCGCTACGCGGTGCGCACCGCCGGCGAGCGCGGCGGCCGGGTGATGCGCGCCCACGTGCAGGTGGCCAACGTGCGCTTCTTCCGCCGCCTCGGCTGGACCGCCCTGGGTGGGCCTGCCGACTATCTCGGCAGGCCGCACCAGGACATGGTGATCGCGCTGGGACCGGTTTAG
- a CDS encoding MSMEG_0565 family glycosyltransferase produces the protein MSSAPVALLTYSTKPRGGVVHTVELAEALHDAGRPVHIVTLGDPDQGFYRPVRAPHTILPAPASAATLEERVTAAVDALAEGLAPLAGRFRILHAQDCIAARAAARVRDQGARALVVRTVHHVDDFTTPALIDCQRRAILEPDHVLVVSEQWRRLLGEDPGVEAEVVPNGVDAERFSGPGAVDPAELRARVGAEGRFLFLTVGGIEPRKGSAELLEAMAALCGEAGPSPVLAVLGGHSFQDHSAYREAALARATDRGLRLGTDVVVLGTVPDAELVAWYRAADAFVLPSTREGWGLAVLEALAAERPVVASDIEVFRSYLTDGETALLAPAGDAGAIAAAMRRLVADRGLRERLAGAGPAVAARYSWAASARRHGEIYDRLAPVAPPARWAGRLAARR, from the coding sequence TTGAGCTCCGCGCCGGTGGCGCTGCTCACCTACTCGACCAAGCCGCGGGGCGGGGTGGTGCACACCGTCGAGCTCGCCGAGGCGCTCCACGACGCCGGCCGCCCGGTGCACATCGTCACCCTGGGCGACCCCGACCAGGGCTTCTACCGCCCGGTGCGGGCGCCCCACACCATCCTCCCCGCGCCCGCGTCCGCCGCCACCCTCGAGGAGCGGGTGACCGCGGCCGTCGACGCCCTGGCGGAGGGCCTGGCCCCGCTGGCGGGACGCTTCCGGATCCTTCACGCGCAGGACTGCATCGCCGCCCGGGCGGCGGCGCGGGTGCGCGACCAGGGGGCTCGAGCGCTGGTGGTGCGCACCGTCCACCACGTCGACGACTTCACCACCCCCGCGCTGATCGACTGCCAGCGGCGGGCCATCCTCGAGCCCGATCACGTGCTGGTGGTCAGCGAGCAGTGGCGCCGGCTGCTCGGCGAGGACCCCGGGGTCGAGGCGGAGGTGGTCCCCAACGGGGTCGACGCCGAGCGCTTCTCCGGCCCGGGCGCCGTGGACCCGGCGGAGTTGCGCGCCCGGGTGGGGGCCGAGGGCCGCTTCCTCTTCCTCACGGTCGGGGGGATCGAGCCGCGCAAGGGCAGCGCCGAGCTGCTCGAGGCGATGGCGGCGCTGTGCGGCGAGGCGGGGCCATCGCCGGTGCTGGCGGTGCTCGGCGGCCACTCGTTCCAGGACCACTCCGCCTACCGCGAGGCGGCGCTGGCGCGGGCCACCGACCGGGGCCTCCGGCTGGGGACCGACGTGGTCGTGCTCGGCACCGTGCCCGACGCCGAGCTGGTGGCGTGGTATCGGGCCGCCGACGCGTTCGTGCTGCCCTCGACCCGGGAGGGGTGGGGGCTGGCGGTGCTCGAGGCGCTGGCCGCGGAGCGGCCGGTGGTGGCCAGCGACATCGAGGTGTTCCGCAGCTATCTGACCGACGGCGAGACCGCCCTGCTCGCGCCCGCCGGCGACGCCGGGGCGATCGCCGCGGCGATGCGGCGGCTGGTCGCCGACCGCGGGCTGCGCGAGCGCCTCGCCGGCGCCGGGCCCGCGGTGGCGGCGCGCTACAGCTGGGCGGCGAGCGCTCGTCGGCACGGCGAGATCTATGACCGCCTGGCGCCGGTGGCGCCCCCCGCCCGCTGGGCGGGACGCTTGGCCGCGCGCCGGTAG
- a CDS encoding MSMEG_0568 family radical SAM protein translates to MATVPVTPDLGRLLTELQSRGVRLEGPVEARRGGAGPSDAGMIHVEGVPVTVPVTAAYVAGSPYTMRREDEGWGIYRGGVRLASAAAPARPRYYDLTTDDGIPYWKIALLHLDSLASTVIQTCAYWDTEDQCHFCGIELTLQAGSTVRVKRPEHLAAVAVAARDLDGAVDVTLTTGSTHGPDRGALYLARCAAAIKEASGLPIEAQFEPPGDLAALDRVHDAGVDSVGIHVESFDPAVLARIAPAKARTGIEGYFAAWERAVELFGRGQVSTYVIIGMGEDPEVTVQGCLRAIDLGVYPFVVPLRPVPGSLMEACSPPPAERMDAIYRRVVPHLQARGISSGTVRAGCARCQACSVMGVMERSSGGDDLERIPLRPLH, encoded by the coding sequence ATGGCCACTGTTCCGGTGACGCCCGACCTGGGACGGCTGCTCACCGAGCTGCAGAGCCGCGGCGTGCGGCTGGAGGGGCCGGTCGAGGCCCGGCGTGGCGGCGCGGGCCCCTCCGACGCGGGGATGATCCACGTCGAGGGGGTGCCGGTGACCGTCCCGGTGACGGCCGCGTACGTCGCCGGGTCGCCGTACACCATGCGACGCGAGGACGAGGGCTGGGGCATCTACCGCGGGGGCGTCCGCCTCGCCTCGGCGGCGGCGCCGGCGCGTCCCCGGTACTACGACCTCACCACCGACGACGGCATCCCCTACTGGAAGATCGCCCTCCTCCACCTCGACTCGCTGGCGAGCACGGTGATCCAGACCTGCGCGTACTGGGACACCGAGGACCAGTGCCACTTCTGCGGCATCGAGCTGACCCTGCAGGCGGGGAGCACGGTGCGGGTGAAGCGACCCGAGCACCTCGCCGCGGTGGCGGTGGCCGCGCGCGACCTCGACGGCGCGGTCGACGTCACCCTCACCACCGGCAGCACCCACGGCCCCGACCGCGGCGCCCTCTACCTGGCGCGCTGCGCGGCGGCGATCAAGGAGGCGAGCGGCCTGCCCATCGAGGCGCAGTTCGAGCCCCCGGGCGACCTCGCGGCGCTCGACCGGGTCCACGACGCCGGCGTCGACTCGGTCGGCATCCACGTCGAGTCCTTCGACCCCGCGGTGCTCGCCCGCATCGCCCCCGCGAAGGCGCGCACCGGCATCGAGGGCTACTTCGCCGCCTGGGAGCGGGCGGTCGAGCTCTTCGGCCGCGGCCAGGTCTCGACCTACGTGATCATCGGCATGGGCGAGGACCCCGAGGTCACCGTGCAGGGCTGCCTGCGCGCCATCGACCTCGGCGTCTATCCCTTCGTGGTGCCGCTGCGGCCGGTGCCGGGCAGCCTGATGGAGGCGTGCTCGCCGCCGCCGGCGGAGCGGATGGACGCGATCTACCGGCGGGTGGTGCCGCACCTCCAGGCCCGCGGCATCAGCTCCGGGACGGTGCGCGCCGGCTGCGCCCGCTGCCAGGCGTGCTCGGTGATGGGAGTCATGGAACGGAGCAGCGGTGGTGACGACCTCGAGCGCATCCCCCTTCGCCCTCTCCACTAG
- a CDS encoding carbamate kinase: protein MRHTVVLALGGNALTPPDQSGAWEQQRANAVPLARAAAALLHAGWRVAISHGNGPQVGALALQQEAGASGVAAQPLHAVGAMTQGQIGSLLAMALAEVCDGGVSVVSVVTHMVVAEPAPGAVPTKPIGPFYPRERALELAAERGWAVVDDAGRGWRRVVDSPEPLEIVEARAVRDLVDGGHLVIACGGGGIPVTRRDGRLDGVEAVIDKDLAAWRLAVELGAGVLALVTGVDCVSLDHGTPRERAITEMSLAESEALDSAGHFPPGSMGPKVAAARRFVRDGGELAVITSAEHVLEAVEGRHGTRIVAGTGTVRASA from the coding sequence ATGAGGCACACGGTCGTGCTGGCGCTGGGCGGCAACGCCCTCACCCCTCCGGACCAGTCAGGGGCCTGGGAGCAGCAGCGCGCCAACGCCGTGCCCCTCGCCCGCGCCGCCGCCGCCCTTCTCCACGCCGGCTGGCGGGTGGCGATCAGCCACGGCAACGGCCCCCAGGTCGGCGCTCTCGCGCTGCAGCAGGAGGCGGGCGCCTCCGGCGTCGCCGCCCAGCCGCTCCACGCGGTGGGGGCGATGACCCAGGGCCAGATCGGCAGCCTGCTGGCGATGGCGCTCGCAGAGGTCTGCGACGGCGGCGTCTCGGTGGTCTCCGTGGTCACCCACATGGTGGTGGCCGAGCCGGCGCCGGGCGCGGTGCCGACCAAGCCGATCGGCCCCTTCTACCCGCGGGAGCGGGCGCTGGAGCTGGCCGCGGAGCGGGGCTGGGCGGTGGTCGACGACGCCGGCCGGGGCTGGCGGCGGGTGGTCGACTCCCCCGAGCCGCTGGAGATCGTCGAGGCGCGGGCGGTCCGCGACCTCGTCGATGGCGGCCACCTGGTGATCGCGTGCGGCGGCGGCGGCATCCCGGTGACCCGCCGCGACGGCCGCCTCGACGGGGTCGAGGCGGTGATCGACAAGGACCTCGCCGCCTGGCGGCTGGCGGTGGAGCTGGGGGCGGGCGTGCTCGCGCTGGTCACCGGGGTGGACTGCGTCAGCCTCGACCACGGCACCCCTCGCGAGCGGGCGATCACCGAGATGTCCCTGGCCGAGTCGGAGGCACTCGACAGCGCCGGGCACTTCCCCCCGGGGAGCATGGGTCCCAAGGTGGCCGCCGCCCGCCGCTTCGTCCGCGACGGCGGCGAGCTCGCGGTGATCACCTCGGCGGAGCACGTGCTCGAGGCGGTCGAGGGACGGCACGGCACCCGCATCGTCGCCGGCACGGGCACCGTGAGGGCGTCGGCTTGA
- a CDS encoding HAD family hydrolase: MSAPGWVTFDCYGTLVDWNRGIAAAMESVAPGRGAELRAVYERVEPEVQAERPFRRYREVLAEGLRRSARIAGIELGAGADQALAASLPEWPVFDDVGPSLGALHDAGYRLAVLSNVDPDLFAATRERLPVEIDLVVTAADVESYKPGPAHFERFRELSGAAPGEWVHAACSWFHDIAPAHRLGVPSVWVNRDHGSEDPGLASAVIPDLMVLPAVVDSLLGG, translated from the coding sequence ATGAGCGCACCCGGCTGGGTCACCTTCGACTGCTACGGCACCCTGGTCGACTGGAACCGCGGCATCGCCGCGGCGATGGAGTCGGTCGCCCCCGGGCGGGGCGCCGAGCTGCGCGCCGTCTACGAGCGGGTCGAGCCCGAGGTGCAGGCGGAGCGGCCCTTCCGCCGCTACCGCGAGGTGCTCGCCGAGGGGCTGCGGCGGAGCGCGCGGATCGCCGGGATCGAGCTCGGCGCGGGCGCCGACCAGGCGCTCGCCGCCAGCCTCCCGGAGTGGCCGGTGTTCGACGACGTCGGCCCCTCGCTGGGGGCGCTCCACGACGCCGGATACCGGCTCGCGGTGCTCTCCAACGTCGACCCCGACCTCTTCGCCGCCACCCGCGAGCGGCTGCCGGTGGAGATCGACCTGGTGGTGACCGCCGCCGACGTGGAGAGCTACAAGCCCGGACCCGCCCACTTCGAGCGCTTCCGCGAGCTCTCCGGAGCGGCGCCCGGGGAGTGGGTCCACGCCGCCTGCAGCTGGTTCCACGACATCGCGCCCGCCCACCGGCTGGGGGTGCCGTCGGTCTGGGTGAACCGCGACCACGGCTCCGAGGACCCTGGCCTGGCGTCGGCGGTGATCCCCGACCTGATGGTCCTCCCAGCGGTGGTCGACTCCCTGTTGGGCGGCTGA
- a CDS encoding ABC transporter permease, whose amino-acid sequence MRVLRDSWLVFQRSMGQTLRNPVWVVVGLMQPIYYLFLFGPVLKKVAESSPDYGGNAYDIFVPALLVQMALFGCVFVGFGLIAELRYGVIERMRVTPMSRLSMLLGRAGRDIAVLLFQSALLVVMSIPFGLHITATSIAIISVLLVLIGLGMACLSYGLALKLRSEDAMAPLLNAIFLPIMLLSGMLLPLSLAPAWLQGVGHANPFYYAVEAARKAFQTPVAGGTVLGGIAVAAALAAVTITWAARSFGRSVA is encoded by the coding sequence ATGAGAGTCCTCCGCGACAGCTGGCTGGTCTTCCAGCGGAGCATGGGCCAGACCCTCCGAAACCCGGTGTGGGTCGTGGTCGGGCTCATGCAGCCGATCTACTACCTGTTCCTCTTCGGCCCGGTGTTGAAGAAGGTCGCCGAGTCGTCGCCCGACTACGGCGGCAACGCCTACGACATCTTCGTCCCCGCGCTGCTCGTGCAGATGGCGCTCTTCGGCTGCGTCTTCGTCGGCTTCGGCCTCATCGCCGAGCTGCGCTACGGGGTCATCGAGCGGATGCGCGTGACCCCGATGAGCCGGCTGTCGATGCTCCTCGGCCGGGCTGGCCGCGACATCGCCGTGCTGCTCTTCCAGTCGGCGCTGCTGGTGGTGATGTCGATCCCCTTCGGCCTGCACATCACCGCGACCTCGATCGCCATCATCAGCGTCCTCCTGGTGCTCATCGGGCTGGGGATGGCCTGCCTCTCCTACGGCCTCGCGCTCAAGCTGCGCAGCGAGGACGCGATGGCGCCGCTGCTCAATGCCATCTTCCTGCCGATCATGCTGCTCAGCGGCATGCTGCTTCCTCTGAGCCTGGCTCCCGCCTGGTTGCAGGGGGTGGGCCACGCCAACCCGTTCTACTACGCGGTCGAGGCGGCCCGGAAGGCGTTCCAGACCCCGGTCGCGGGCGGAACGGTCCTGGGTGGCATCGCGGTCGCCGCCGCTCTCGCCGCCGTCACCATCACCTGGGCGGCCCGCTCCTTCGGGCGGTCGGTGGCCTAA
- a CDS encoding L-lactate permease gives MFRQVLDPAHNLGLTSLLALVPVVALLVMLAALRVTAWLAAVIGSAVTLLLAVTVWQAPAGPALRAYVYGSATGVLAVDWITFWGVVIFNTLVVTGVFTTFQRWLVSQATADVRVQAMLLAWAFGALLEGLVGFGYPWAVVAPILVGLGIAELDAIRVAAIANNAPVSFGALGAPIIGLAAVTGLQTSVLAASVGRVVAVLALLPPWILIYLVSGRRGLRDGWPLAVVGSLGYVAGQLPVSQLFGPYLPDVVGSLTCFASLLLLLRFWRPREVLGYRGVPLHGAAATQEAAGLPARRVLGAVLPFLILIAVVVAWTGPWSARFAGYVVRRFSVSAGSSITGAKPVVVAFALQPFVAGTAILAAWVLIAVALRPGGAAIAEAFRRTARQMWGALLVGVFIFGLAFVFNFAGMGNSLAFGLSRIGKPFLLLAPVLGWIGVALSGSNTSTNALFGGFQLTVGRLLHLPVLLLPTLNSVGAEVGKPVAPQTASVGVSTSRYVRNEGAVIRHNLPWTLFLLGYLVIIGAVFYLVAPQAFR, from the coding sequence CTGTTCCGTCAGGTGCTCGACCCGGCGCACAACCTGGGGCTGACCTCGCTGCTGGCGCTGGTGCCGGTGGTGGCGCTGCTGGTGATGCTCGCCGCCCTCCGGGTCACCGCCTGGCTGGCGGCGGTGATCGGATCGGCGGTGACGCTGCTGCTCGCGGTCACGGTGTGGCAGGCGCCGGCCGGCCCCGCGCTGCGCGCCTACGTCTACGGGAGCGCCACCGGGGTGCTCGCCGTCGACTGGATCACGTTCTGGGGCGTGGTCATCTTCAACACCCTGGTGGTCACCGGGGTCTTCACCACCTTCCAGCGCTGGCTGGTCTCCCAGGCGACCGCCGACGTGCGGGTGCAGGCGATGCTGCTCGCCTGGGCCTTCGGCGCGCTGCTCGAGGGGCTGGTGGGGTTCGGTTACCCGTGGGCGGTGGTGGCGCCGATCCTCGTCGGCCTGGGGATCGCCGAGCTCGACGCCATCCGGGTCGCCGCCATCGCCAACAACGCGCCGGTGTCCTTCGGTGCCCTGGGAGCGCCGATCATCGGCCTCGCCGCGGTCACCGGCCTGCAGACCTCGGTGCTCGCCGCGTCGGTGGGGAGGGTGGTGGCGGTGCTGGCGCTGCTGCCGCCGTGGATCCTCATCTACCTGGTCAGCGGGCGCCGCGGGCTCCGCGACGGCTGGCCGCTCGCCGTGGTCGGCTCGCTCGGGTACGTCGCCGGCCAGCTGCCGGTCTCGCAGCTCTTCGGTCCCTACCTGCCCGACGTGGTCGGCTCGCTCACCTGCTTCGCCTCACTGCTGCTGCTGCTGCGCTTCTGGCGGCCCCGCGAGGTGCTCGGCTACCGGGGCGTCCCCCTCCACGGCGCCGCCGCGACCCAGGAGGCGGCCGGGCTGCCGGCGCGGCGGGTGCTCGGCGCGGTGCTGCCCTTCCTCATCCTGATCGCCGTCGTGGTGGCGTGGACCGGCCCCTGGTCGGCGCGCTTCGCCGGCTACGTGGTGCGCCGCTTCTCGGTCTCCGCGGGCTCGTCCATCACCGGCGCGAAGCCGGTGGTGGTGGCCTTCGCGCTCCAGCCGTTCGTCGCCGGCACCGCCATCCTCGCCGCCTGGGTGCTCATCGCCGTGGCGCTCCGGCCCGGCGGCGCGGCGATCGCCGAGGCCTTCCGGCGCACCGCCCGGCAGATGTGGGGGGCGCTGCTGGTCGGCGTCTTCATCTTCGGCCTGGCCTTCGTCTTCAACTTCGCGGGGATGGGCAACTCGCTCGCCTTCGGCCTCAGCCGCATCGGGAAGCCCTTCCTCCTGCTCGCCCCGGTGCTGGGCTGGATCGGCGTCGCCCTGTCGGGGAGCAACACCTCCACCAACGCCCTCTTCGGCGGGTTCCAGCTCACCGTCGGGCGGCTGCTCCACCTCCCCGTCCTGCTCCTGCCCACCCTCAACTCGGTGGGGGCGGAGGTGGGGAAGCCGGTGGCGCCGCAGACCGCCAGCGTCGGCGTGTCCACCAGCAGGTACGTGCGCAACGAGGGGGCGGTGATCCGCCACAACCTGCCCTGGACGCTGTTCCTGCTCGGCTACCTGGTGATCATCGGCGCGGTGTTCTACCTGGTCGCCCCGCAGGCCTTCCGGTAG
- a CDS encoding alpha-hydroxy acid oxidase, which translates to MNGELPWDPAALEAAARERLPAIAYAYYAAGAGMETSVAANPRAWERWWLRPRVLVDVATVSTATTVQGTPVALPVLLAPCAFHRLAHADAEAATARAAAAAGTVMVVSTHSSLPLEEVVPHATAGAWFQLYADPDPEVTLGRVRRAEECGCGALVITVDAPVWGVRYRGLGDAAAFSEAAGSTAVSSGAATHLGLDWAGVERIVAATALPVVLKGILHPDDAARAAAAGVAGVVVSNHGGRQLDGAIPPALALPEVVAAIAGGLEVYVDGGVRSGADVLRALALGARAVLVGRPYLWALALGGEAGVGALLRRLAAETANAMTLAGQTDATRVEAGIVVAAGPPVS; encoded by the coding sequence ATGAACGGGGAGCTGCCCTGGGACCCGGCCGCGCTGGAGGCGGCGGCGCGCGAGCGGCTGCCGGCGATCGCCTACGCGTACTACGCCGCGGGAGCGGGGATGGAGACCAGCGTCGCCGCCAATCCGCGGGCGTGGGAGCGCTGGTGGCTGCGACCGCGGGTGCTCGTCGACGTCGCCACGGTGAGCACCGCGACCACGGTGCAGGGCACTCCGGTCGCGCTCCCGGTGCTGCTCGCGCCCTGCGCCTTCCACCGCCTCGCCCACGCCGACGCCGAGGCGGCCACGGCGCGGGCGGCGGCGGCGGCAGGCACGGTCATGGTGGTCTCGACCCACAGCTCGCTGCCCCTCGAGGAGGTGGTGCCCCACGCCACCGCCGGCGCCTGGTTCCAGCTCTACGCCGACCCCGATCCGGAGGTGACCCTGGGCCGGGTGCGCCGCGCCGAGGAGTGCGGCTGCGGCGCGCTGGTGATCACCGTCGACGCCCCGGTCTGGGGGGTGCGCTATCGCGGGCTCGGCGACGCCGCCGCCTTCTCGGAGGCGGCGGGATCGACCGCGGTGAGCTCGGGGGCGGCCACCCATCTCGGGCTCGACTGGGCAGGGGTCGAGCGCATCGTCGCCGCCACCGCTCTGCCGGTGGTGCTGAAGGGCATCCTCCACCCCGACGACGCCGCCCGCGCCGCCGCCGCCGGGGTGGCCGGGGTGGTGGTCTCGAACCACGGCGGCCGCCAGCTCGACGGCGCGATCCCGCCCGCGCTGGCGCTGCCCGAGGTGGTGGCGGCGATCGCCGGCGGGCTGGAGGTGTACGTCGACGGCGGGGTGCGCAGCGGCGCCGACGTGCTCCGCGCGCTGGCGCTCGGCGCCCGGGCGGTGCTGGTGGGGCGGCCCTACCTCTGGGCGCTCGCCCTCGGCGGCGAGGCGGGGGTGGGGGCGCTGCTGCGCCGGCTGGCCGCCGAGACCGCGAACGCGATGACCCTGGCCGGCCAGACCGACGCCACCCGGGTCGAAGCCGGGATCGTCGTCGCCGCCGGCCCGCCGGTATCCTGA
- a CDS encoding ATP-binding cassette domain-containing protein: MIETNGLRRSFTTRRGEVEAVAGIDLRVDAGEIVGFLGPNGAGKTTTLRMLTTLLVPSGGEATVAGCDLLREPRQVRERIGYVAQGGSTDPTVTGRHEMVLQARLYGMDRATAEARAAEVLGALDLTACADRKGGTYSGGQRRRLDLGLGLVHKPQLLFLDEPTTGLDPQSRAHLWDEIRGLRERGTTVFITTHYLDEADALCDRLAIIDHGRIVAEGTAEELKRDVAGDVVTVGVLEDVDAALRLLQHQPFVREATVDEGTVRLYVERGEAAMPLILRLLDGGGLTLQTISLARPSLDDVFLRQTGRSLRDEAA, encoded by the coding sequence GTGATCGAGACCAATGGGCTGCGCCGCAGCTTCACGACCCGGCGGGGCGAGGTCGAGGCCGTCGCCGGCATCGACCTCCGCGTCGACGCCGGCGAGATCGTCGGCTTCCTCGGCCCCAACGGGGCGGGGAAGACCACCACCCTGCGGATGCTGACCACCCTGCTCGTGCCCAGCGGCGGCGAGGCCACCGTGGCCGGCTGCGACCTGCTCCGCGAGCCCCGTCAGGTGCGCGAGCGGATCGGCTACGTCGCCCAGGGCGGCTCCACCGATCCCACCGTCACCGGCCGCCACGAGATGGTGCTCCAGGCCCGCCTCTACGGGATGGACCGCGCCACCGCCGAGGCGCGCGCCGCCGAGGTGCTCGGCGCCCTCGACCTCACCGCCTGCGCCGACCGCAAGGGCGGCACCTACTCGGGCGGCCAGCGCCGCCGCCTCGACCTCGGGCTGGGCCTGGTCCACAAGCCGCAGCTGCTCTTCCTCGACGAGCCCACCACCGGGCTCGACCCGCAGAGCCGCGCCCACCTCTGGGACGAGATCCGCGGCCTCCGCGAGCGGGGCACCACGGTGTTCATCACCACCCACTACCTCGACGAGGCCGACGCCCTCTGCGACCGCCTGGCGATCATCGACCACGGCCGCATCGTCGCCGAGGGCACCGCCGAGGAGCTGAAGCGGGATGTCGCCGGCGACGTGGTCACCGTGGGCGTCCTCGAGGACGTCGACGCGGCGCTGCGGCTGCTCCAGCACCAGCCCTTCGTGCGCGAGGCCACCGTCGACGAGGGCACCGTGCGCCTCTACGTGGAGCGCGGCGAGGCCGCCATGCCGCTGATCCTCCGCCTCCTCGACGGCGGCGGGCTGACCCTGCAGACCATCTCGCTGGCGCGGCCGTCGCTCGACGACGTGTTCCTCCGCCAGACCGGCCGCTCGCTCCGCGACGAGGCCGCATAG